GGATCAGCGCATTCATGATCAGGTTGGTCAGGATCTGCGACAATGCCCCCGGATAGCCGTCCAGTTCCAGGTCGGCCGGGCAGTCGACGGCAATGGTCAGCGCCGCCCGCGTCTTGTAGGTCGGATGCAGGCTGCGCAGAAGCTCATCGATATAATCCCTCAGCAGGAAGGCGCGGCGTTCGTCGCTGGACTGGTCGACGGCGACCAGCTTGAAGCTCTGCACCAGATTGGCGGCGCGGGTGCTGTTGGACAGGATCAGGTTCGCCATCTCCACGCCGTCGCTGAGGAAGCGCTGGAAGTCCGACTTCTTCAGCGCGCCGGCGGCATGGCGTTGCGACAGCTCCTCGATCAGCGCCTGCAGCTGGGAGGCGCCGGTGATGGTGATGCCGATGGGGGTGTTCACCTCATGCGCCACGCCGGCGACCAGTTGGCCCAGCGAGGCCATCTTTTCCGCCTGGATCAGGCTGGCCTGGGTCGCCTTCAGCTCGCACAGCGCGCGTTCGGCGGCGTCGCGCGACTGGCGCAGCGCATTCTCCGCCTCCACCTCGCGGGTGACGTCGACCACCACCGCCTGGATCGCCGGACCGTCCATCCAGTCGACCCGCCGGCCGGTCAGCTCCACCCACAGGCTGCCACCGTCGGGACGGCAGGCGCGGATGCGGCGGCGCGGCGTGGACCCGCCGTCCAGCAGCCGGTCGTAATTGTCGATCAGCCCGTTGCGTTCGTCCACCGGCACCAGCGACAGCAGGGACGGCAGGGCCATCACCTCGGCCACCGTCAGCCCGAGCATGGCGGCGAAGCTGTCGTTGGCATAGAGCGGGTGGAAATCGCGATGGATGATGATGCCCTGGATCGATCCCTCGACCAGATCGCGGAACCGCCGCTCGTTTTCGGCCAGCGCCCGCTGGCGCCGGTCGATCTCGTCGATGAAAAAGCGGATGGAGCCGCCGATGTCGGTGATCTCGTCGTCGCCATCCACCGGAACCGGGACCGGCATCGGCACGGGACCCTTCGTCCCCGGGCCGGCCGGCGCCGCTCCGTCGCTGCGCTGCCGGCCGGCATCCTCCTGGCTCGCCGATAGCCGGGCCAGAACCGCCCGGTTCATCGCCACCAACCGCGAGGACAGGAAATGCCGGAAGATGAAATAGACGCAGATCGCCAGGATGATCGAGGCACCGGCCAGCATCATCACCGTGCGCGACCGCTCGGCGATCAGTTCGGCCAAGGCGTCGGTTCGTTGGGCCGACTGGTCGCGGATCGAATCGTAAAGCGTGCGGGTGGACCGTTCGACCGTCTCCACCAGCACGCGGGCCTGACCGGTCAGGGCCTGGGCGCGGTTGCGCGCCTGCAGCCGGTCGATGGCGCTGTGGAACAGCCCGCCCGGCGCGACCAGCAGCGAAAACAGCTCCTCCTGCACGGTCGACATCATCTGTCCGGTGGTGTCGGGCGCATCGGCGGACAGGCGCGCCAGATCCGCCAGCGTGCGTTCGGCCGCCCGCGCCTCGCCCTTCAGGCGGCTGAGATGGTCCAGCTGCGTGGCGCCCGCCGCCCGCGCCATCAGCGCACCGATGCGGACAGCCCAGGCGCCGGTGTCGGGCATGCTCTCGATCGAGGCGGCAAGCCGGCTCAACCCCCGCGCCGCTTCGGCCTGACGGTCGCCATAGTCGATCTGGCGCGTGACCTCGGCGTTCAGGTCGGCAACGGTGGCGGCCAGAATCAGCAGGGTGGAGCGGGTCTGCTCCAGCAGGCGGACATTGCCGTCGCGCTCGCCGTCCTCATTGCCGCTCTCCTTCATCAGCCCGCGCATGCGGGCGACGAGGAGCTGCATGGAGTCCAGCTCCGTCACCAACCCGTCATAGATGGAGCGGCGCTGCGGGGTCGAGGTGGCGGCGGCGAGCTGCGGCAGCTGCGCCACCAGCTTCTGCAGGGACCCGTGCAGATCGGCGCTGGCGATGACCTCCGGCAGGGTGGTGGTCGACAGCGCCGTCACCTCCGCCCGAAACAGGCGGAAGGACGACATCGACACGACGCCGATCAGCACCACCAGCAGGGCCATCACCGACAGCCCCAGCGTGATGCGCACGGCGATGCCGAAGCGGCGCGGCCGGTTCGGCGGCGGGAACTGCGGCGACGGCCGCGCCCCCGGCAAGGTTCCCGGCTGGGGCCCGGGTCGGGTCAATGCGCCGGACCGTGGCGGGCTCTCGGCGATCGAGGAGGCCATGCCGTCCATCACCGCCTCACCGTCATCCGGCCATCCAGCCGCGGAACGAACTCCCCGTCGCGGGTGATCTGGCCGATCAGCTGGGTGGAGACGAAGTCCGTGTTGCGGTCCTCCACCAGCCGCGGCGCCCCGGCCAGCATGCCATAGCCGTCGCCGCCGGCCGCGAGGAAGCTGCTGGTCGCCAGCCGGTAGTGGGTGGAGAGGCCGACCGGCTTGCCGCCGACCGACAGGCTCCGCAGCCGCTGGCCTGGCGGGCGGCTCAGGTCGATCTCGGCGCGGGCATTGGACAGGTGCGGAAAGCGGCCCTGCAACTGCTCCACCGCCGACACGCCGCTTTCCACCGCATCCCACAGCTGCTGCCCGGTGACGTCCAGCACCACGCCGACATCGTGATAGGGAAGCTCGGCATAGATGTCGCGGCGGGTCAGCAGGGCGCCGGCCGGATAAAGCCGGTCGCCCCTGATGCCGCCACCATTGATCAGCGCCACATCGACGTCCAGCGCCGC
The sequence above is drawn from the Azospirillum lipoferum 4B genome and encodes:
- a CDS encoding PAS domain-containing sensor histidine kinase, which encodes MASSIAESPPRSGALTRPGPQPGTLPGARPSPQFPPPNRPRRFGIAVRITLGLSVMALLVVLIGVVSMSSFRLFRAEVTALSTTTLPEVIASADLHGSLQKLVAQLPQLAAATSTPQRRSIYDGLVTELDSMQLLVARMRGLMKESGNEDGERDGNVRLLEQTRSTLLILAATVADLNAEVTRQIDYGDRQAEAARGLSRLAASIESMPDTGAWAVRIGALMARAAGATQLDHLSRLKGEARAAERTLADLARLSADAPDTTGQMMSTVQEELFSLLVAPGGLFHSAIDRLQARNRAQALTGQARVLVETVERSTRTLYDSIRDQSAQRTDALAELIAERSRTVMMLAGASIILAICVYFIFRHFLSSRLVAMNRAVLARLSASQEDAGRQRSDGAAPAGPGTKGPVPMPVPVPVDGDDEITDIGGSIRFFIDEIDRRQRALAENERRFRDLVEGSIQGIIIHRDFHPLYANDSFAAMLGLTVAEVMALPSLLSLVPVDERNGLIDNYDRLLDGGSTPRRRIRACRPDGGSLWVELTGRRVDWMDGPAIQAVVVDVTREVEAENALRQSRDAAERALCELKATQASLIQAEKMASLGQLVAGVAHEVNTPIGITITGASQLQALIEELSQRHAAGALKKSDFQRFLSDGVEMANLILSNSTRAANLVQSFKLVAVDQSSDERRAFLLRDYIDELLRSLHPTYKTRAALTIAVDCPADLELDGYPGALSQILTNLIMNALIHALDPEQPGRIAISARPCAGDMVELSVADDGNGIAAEVLPKIFDPFFTTRRGSGGSGLGLHIVYNLVTGRLHGTIGVESHPGQGTRFTLHFPRVIDAA